One genomic region from Brucella intermedia LMG 3301 encodes:
- a CDS encoding DUF2312 domain-containing protein codes for MSDDITSEAQTIAVGQLRAFIERIERLEEEKKTIGDDIKEVYAELKGSGFDSAVVRTIIRLRKKEDHERQEEEAMLQLYMDALGMS; via the coding sequence ATGAGCGACGATATCACTTCCGAAGCCCAAACCATTGCCGTGGGGCAACTGCGCGCCTTCATTGAGCGCATCGAGCGCCTTGAGGAAGAAAAGAAAACCATCGGCGACGATATCAAGGAAGTCTACGCGGAGCTCAAAGGTTCCGGCTTCGATTCCGCCGTGGTGCGCACGATCATTCGCCTTCGCAAGAAGGAGGACCACGAGCGTCAGGAGGAAGAAGCGATGCTTCAACTCTATATGGACGCCTTGGGAATGAGCTGA